A region of the Flavobacteriales bacterium genome:
GGTGAATGTAGAAGTAATTGGCCAGGGAGAAATTAAAAAAGCAGCATGCTGTAATTTATCGGAGAGTTTCGAATCGAATGCTTCAGTAGATGTAGTTTATGGGGATGCAGTTTCAGGAGCACGCGCTATTCAAATGCTTGGCCTAAGTGGAGTGTACACGCAATTGCAAATTGAAAATGTTCCGATGTTGCGTGGACTTTCAGCCAATTTCGGTTTGCAATATATTCCCGGAACATGGCTGGAATCGATTCAAATTACTAAAGGAGTCGGAAGTGTAGTGAATGGATATGAATCGATGAGTGGACAAATCAATGTTGAATTTCTAAAGCCGGAAAACAAAAAATCGGACCGCTTATTTATCAATGCGTATAGCAATCACATTGGTCGCAATGAACTTAACTTTCACTTTAATCACAAGGTGAATGAAAAGGTAAGCACATTGTTATTTGCACATGGTAGTGGATATTTTCTGGAAAATGATATCAATAAAGATGGATTTCGCGATAATCCCTTAAGTAAACAAGTCAATATTCTGAACCGTTGGAAAATTCAAGGAAAAAAAACGGAACAGATTTTTATGATTCACGGAGTGAGTGAAAATAAAATAGGTGGTCAAACCGGTTTTGATCCGACCTCTGATAAGTTTACATTTAATAAATATGGCGTTGGAATAAATACCCGATTGATTGAAGGGATGTTTAAAAACGGATTTTTGTTTCCTTCCTCTTCTACGAGAAGTATGGGACTAATTGTAAATGGCAGGCATCACGAACAGGACTCATATTTTGGTTTCAGAAGTTACGATGGAATTCAAAATTCATTGTATGGTAATCTCATTTTTCAGGATGTGATTGGCAATACGATGCACAACTATAAAGTTGGTGCAAGTTATTTACTGGATCACTATAATGAACGTTACCGCGATTCTGTTTTTTCAAGTCTTGAAAGCGTGCCCGGTTTGTTTGGTGAATACACCTATACCTATCCTGAGACATTTAATTTATTGTTGGGTATACGTTCCGATTTTCATTCCATATATGGACCGAAATTTACTCCACGTGTTCATCTTCGGTATTCTCCCTATGAATGGATCACTTTCCGGGCATCCGGCGGAACTGGATTTAGAACACCGCATATTTTTATTGAGAACATGTCCACCCTCGCCAGTCAACGTAATGTCATTATCTCCGGACCATTATTACCTGAAGAAAGCAGAAATGCAGGTGCCAGTGTTACGCTTAAAACCACTTTGTTTAAACGTGATTTAAGCGTTAATGTTGATTTTTATTATACCTATTTTAAAAATCAAATCATTACTGACCTGGATGAAGATCCGCATTCTGTTCATTTTTACAATTTAAATGGACAAAGTTTTTCTAAGAGTTCGCAATTGGATGTTGACTACTCGCCATTTAAAGGTCTAACATTAAAACTAGCCTATAAACATTACGATATCAAAGCAACCTATCATGATACGCTAATGGAAAAACCAATGGTGCCTCGTGATCGCTATATGGCAAATGTTAGCTATCAAACTCCCTCTAAAAAATGGCGATTCGATTTAATCAGTAATTATTTTTCTTCTTCTCGTTTACCTAACACCATGGGTTTGCCGGATGATATTCGCTTTAAACAGCGTTCCGAGCCTTATTATATTATTCACTTTCAAATTACGAAACTATTCCGAAAGTTTGAATGGTATCTTGGTGGAGAGAATCTATTAAATTTTACACAAAAACAAGCGATCATGTCGCCCGATGATCCATTTGGTTCGCATTTTGATGCCAGTATGATATGGGGACCATTAAACGGACGAATCTTTTACACTGGTATACGTATAAATATTAAACACAAGTAAAAAAGACAATTATGAAAACAATTTTGAAAAGCACATTCATATTATTTTTCCTTCTTACAAGCAGTATTTTA
Encoded here:
- a CDS encoding TonB-dependent receptor, giving the protein MKFIFSGVLLLLLTHFSFGQKIEGTVYGINSSGNKEVLPGVNIYFVPGNVGTVSDSQGKFSISNPTAEPVNIVFSFIGYANDTLLISASDTTLEVILKESRILDEVSIEVTQSTTQISMLKPVNVEVIGQGEIKKAACCNLSESFESNASVDVVYGDAVSGARAIQMLGLSGVYTQLQIENVPMLRGLSANFGLQYIPGTWLESIQITKGVGSVVNGYESMSGQINVEFLKPENKKSDRLFINAYSNHIGRNELNFHFNHKVNEKVSTLLFAHGSGYFLENDINKDGFRDNPLSKQVNILNRWKIQGKKTEQIFMIHGVSENKIGGQTGFDPTSDKFTFNKYGVGINTRLIEGMFKNGFLFPSSSTRSMGLIVNGRHHEQDSYFGFRSYDGIQNSLYGNLIFQDVIGNTMHNYKVGASYLLDHYNERYRDSVFSSLESVPGLFGEYTYTYPETFNLLLGIRSDFHSIYGPKFTPRVHLRYSPYEWITFRASGGTGFRTPHIFIENMSTLASQRNVIISGPLLPEESRNAGASVTLKTTLFKRDLSVNVDFYYTYFKNQIITDLDEDPHSVHFYNLNGQSFSKSSQLDVDYSPFKGLTLKLAYKHYDIKATYHDTLMEKPMVPRDRYMANVSYQTPSKKWRFDLISNYFSSSRLPNTMGLPDDIRFKQRSEPYYIIHFQITKLFRKFEWYLGGENLLNFTQKQAIMSPDDPFGSHFDASMIWGPLNGRIFYTGIRINIKHK